Proteins from a genomic interval of Myxococcales bacterium:
- a CDS encoding RNA polymerase sigma factor: protein MAAPDIADDVAAQSDETLVRLILDGDHEAFSSLYHRYFKRIYHFVNRRLNNTADVEETVQDVFINVFSSIDSYRREAPFGAWIFGVTRRTIASRFKKKRHPTVSLEEEHADAAADELGSSAAVSPNAIQTIEFKQRVDSIQRLVDNRLTREQQILFELHHLQERPIHEIAETLNKSENAIKSNLYRTRKILLAR, encoded by the coding sequence GTGGCGGCTCCTGACATAGCTGACGATGTTGCTGCGCAGAGCGATGAAACGCTGGTACGCCTGATACTCGACGGAGATCACGAGGCGTTCTCGAGCCTCTATCATCGCTACTTCAAGCGAATCTATCATTTTGTGAACCGGCGCTTGAACAACACCGCCGACGTCGAGGAGACCGTCCAGGACGTCTTCATCAACGTGTTTTCTTCGATCGACAGCTATCGCAGGGAAGCACCGTTTGGGGCCTGGATCTTCGGAGTCACCCGGCGCACGATCGCTTCCCGCTTCAAGAAGAAACGTCACCCTACGGTTTCTCTCGAAGAAGAACATGCCGACGCCGCAGCGGACGAGTTGGGCTCATCGGCGGCCGTTTCCCCGAACGCGATCCAGACGATCGAATTCAAGCAGCGGGTCGACAGCATCCAGCGATTGGTAGACAACCGCCTGACCCGGGAACAGCAGATCTTGTTCGAACTCCACCATCTGCAGGAACGCCCGATCCACGAGATTGCCGAGACGCTCAACAAGAGTGAGAACGCAATCAAATCGAACCTGTATCGCACGCGCAAAATCCTACTAGCCCGCTAG
- a CDS encoding thioredoxin domain-containing protein, with protein sequence MSRFFEQAMLTILLVASSFCSTACSNLAADRSLPASEEQEPAGAVVARIDGQPIHLRELDRWLKDDWLRKIGKDPAELYQLHRAGLEGVIGDRLIDRAAASEGLSADAYLDKETAALGLVTNDEVDKFYERYRDRITPVESLEQLRPKIRKFLVSDDSVRVVTALRREADIEILLIQPPPPPVERYRVPAGGASRGPADAPVTIVEFSDYQCGYCQRAEATLRELDQLFPGKLRFVYRHLPLDFHKNALPAAKAAVCAERQSRFWDYHDLLFANQRSLFAANLLQYAEQIGLDSAAFQTCLEADGTRQRIEEDVAAAVALGARATPTFFINGILLHGAQDLQTFQSIVERELAATDHATQ encoded by the coding sequence GTGTCTCGATTTTTTGAACAGGCGATGCTGACAATTCTTCTGGTCGCCAGCTCATTTTGCTCGACGGCGTGTTCGAATCTGGCTGCCGACCGATCCCTGCCCGCGAGCGAGGAACAAGAGCCCGCCGGCGCTGTGGTCGCCCGGATCGACGGCCAACCCATCCATTTGCGAGAACTCGATCGATGGCTGAAGGACGACTGGCTTCGCAAAATTGGGAAGGACCCGGCTGAACTCTACCAGTTGCACCGGGCTGGCCTCGAGGGCGTCATCGGGGACAGACTGATCGACCGCGCCGCCGCCAGTGAGGGACTCTCTGCCGACGCATATCTCGACAAGGAGACCGCGGCCCTGGGGCTCGTGACGAACGACGAAGTCGACAAATTCTACGAGCGATACAGGGATCGCATCACCCCCGTCGAATCTCTCGAGCAGCTGCGCCCCAAGATCCGAAAGTTTCTGGTATCGGACGATTCCGTTCGCGTGGTCACCGCGCTGCGCCGCGAGGCCGATATCGAAATCCTGCTGATCCAACCGCCGCCTCCACCCGTCGAGCGGTATCGCGTTCCAGCGGGGGGCGCATCGCGCGGTCCGGCGGATGCTCCGGTCACGATCGTCGAGTTCAGCGACTACCAATGTGGGTACTGCCAACGCGCGGAAGCGACCCTACGTGAACTCGACCAGCTCTTCCCTGGAAAGCTCCGCTTCGTCTACCGGCACCTCCCCTTGGATTTTCACAAAAACGCTCTGCCGGCCGCGAAAGCCGCAGTTTGCGCCGAACGACAATCGCGCTTCTGGGACTACCACGATCTCCTGTTTGCCAATCAGCGTTCTCTTTTCGCCGCAAATCTGTTGCAGTACGCGGAACAAATTGGACTGGATTCGGCGGCCTTCCAGACCTGCCTCGAAGCCGATGGCACTCGCCAACGGATCGAAGAGGACGTAGCGGCCGCAGTGGCACTGGGGGCCAGGGCAACCCCAACCTTCTTCATCAACGGAATCTTGTTGCACGGCGCCCAGGATCTTCAGACATTTCAAAGCATTGTCGAGCGGGAACTCGCCGCGACGGATCACGCCACCCAATGA
- a CDS encoding acetylxylan esterase: MPSARSSATSPAQPTLPKTVPIAFTSGDPEESLGLLLISRDCPAAFSRATSHRFELNSRGDRVTGRLLIPNERSEPCPLVVIQGDAGAGCNSASLNFAGSWVREGFALATLDLPLHGERSNPKFSERLLKAIETVRGNSASDVPLDANGKALLLEFTQQAVCDLSRTLDGLAVLPAIDDQRIGVMGLGHGAAITAIFASLDPRTRAVVLAHCSAMTLPEIDPIQFVGGIGPRSVLLLESPQASSKQASRFDNALFDACAEPKLRSPSDRENGMLGSAAAKTARTFFSDLLTAN, encoded by the coding sequence ATGCCTTCCGCCCGGTCATCCGCAACATCACCCGCCCAGCCCACTCTGCCAAAGACGGTTCCCATCGCGTTCACGTCAGGCGACCCCGAAGAATCCCTGGGCCTGCTGCTGATTTCTCGCGACTGCCCAGCTGCATTCTCGCGTGCGACTTCGCACCGCTTCGAACTGAACAGCCGCGGCGACCGGGTGACGGGTCGTCTGTTGATCCCCAACGAGCGATCGGAGCCGTGCCCACTGGTCGTGATCCAGGGAGATGCCGGCGCAGGGTGCAATTCGGCGAGTCTCAATTTCGCCGGGAGTTGGGTTCGCGAAGGATTCGCCCTCGCGACCCTCGACCTTCCCCTCCACGGAGAGCGGAGCAACCCCAAGTTCAGCGAAAGACTGCTGAAAGCCATCGAGACGGTGCGGGGCAACTCGGCTTCAGACGTTCCACTCGACGCGAATGGCAAGGCACTACTGCTCGAGTTCACCCAACAGGCAGTTTGCGACCTCTCACGAACCCTCGACGGTCTCGCCGTGCTTCCCGCGATCGATGATCAACGAATCGGGGTCATGGGGTTGGGCCACGGCGCAGCCATCACTGCGATCTTCGCGAGCCTCGACCCTCGAACCAGGGCAGTCGTCCTCGCTCACTGCAGCGCAATGACACTGCCCGAGATCGATCCCATCCAGTTTGTCGGAGGTATTGGACCGCGCTCGGTGCTGCTCCTGGAGTCGCCGCAAGCGTCCTCGAAACAAGCGAGCCGTTTCGACAACGCGCTCTTTGACGCGTGCGCCGAACCCAAGCTCCGCAGCCCCTCGGACCGCGAGAACGGGATGCTCGGAAGTGCGGCCGCCAAAACGGCGCGGACATTTTTCAGCGACCTGCTCACGGCGAACTAA
- a CDS encoding phosphoribosyl-ATP diphosphatase, translated as MSGESGEDVLSRLIELIEERKRLRPEGSYVVSLLDGGVEAIAAKVREEADELIEAAAADDTAHTAHEAADLLFHVCVLLSHAGVSLDDVLAVLESRFGIGGFEEKASRDKNRENG; from the coding sequence ATGTCCGGGGAATCCGGGGAAGACGTTCTTTCGCGCTTGATCGAGCTGATCGAAGAACGCAAACGCCTGCGTCCAGAGGGCAGCTACGTCGTCTCGCTGCTCGATGGTGGAGTGGAGGCCATCGCGGCGAAGGTTCGCGAAGAAGCCGACGAACTCATCGAGGCCGCGGCCGCTGACGACACCGCTCACACCGCACACGAGGCCGCGGATCTGCTGTTTCATGTCTGCGTATTGTTGAGCCATGCAGGTGTTTCCCTCGACGATGTGCTGGCTGTTCTCGAATCGCGATTCGGGATCGGCGGCTTCGAAGAAAAAGCCAGTCGAGACAAGAACAGGGAGAACGGGTGA
- the rlmN gene encoding 23S rRNA (adenine(2503)-C(2))-methyltransferase RlmN yields MKHPANLKDHGLTSLRKRFVAEGVPAYRANQVMSWLYKRGIDDIQQMTDLSVELRESLAEHWETRAIEVRTLQKSVDGTRKLALATRDGKLIEAVIIPEERRNTLCISTQIGCSLACDFCATGDMGFTRNLTTAEIIDQIFRAREVLDDQAEEGEERIEGEITNVVFMGMGEPLLNLPAVKEAIDIMIDPRGMGLAPRRITVSTAGVVPKISELIAIAPINLAVSLHATTDAVRDILVPINKKFPLAVLLGLLRSDPNVTRKRPVFFEYTLLAGVNDSQDDARRLPELLRGIPCKINLIPANSHPGGRYRAPDQDVMDRFAARVHASGMRVTLRRSRGADIAAACGQLANTAIEPSAQSLQ; encoded by the coding sequence GTGAAACACCCAGCCAATCTCAAAGACCACGGGCTGACCTCCCTGCGCAAGCGGTTTGTCGCCGAGGGCGTTCCCGCCTATCGGGCCAACCAGGTGATGAGCTGGCTCTACAAGCGCGGCATTGACGATATCCAGCAGATGACCGATCTCTCGGTCGAACTGCGGGAGTCGCTGGCCGAGCACTGGGAAACCCGCGCCATCGAGGTGCGGACGCTGCAAAAGTCGGTCGACGGTACGCGAAAACTGGCGCTTGCGACCCGGGACGGAAAGCTCATCGAGGCGGTGATCATTCCAGAAGAGCGCCGGAACACGTTGTGCATCTCGACCCAGATCGGCTGTTCGCTGGCCTGCGATTTTTGCGCCACCGGTGACATGGGCTTCACCCGCAATCTCACCACCGCCGAGATCATCGATCAAATTTTTCGTGCCCGTGAAGTCCTGGATGATCAAGCCGAAGAGGGCGAAGAACGCATAGAGGGCGAGATCACCAACGTAGTGTTTATGGGCATGGGGGAACCGCTGTTGAATCTGCCCGCGGTGAAAGAAGCGATCGACATCATGATCGACCCGCGCGGGATGGGTTTGGCACCGAGAAGGATCACCGTGTCGACCGCGGGGGTGGTTCCGAAGATCTCCGAACTGATTGCAATTGCGCCCATCAACCTGGCGGTATCGCTGCACGCCACGACTGATGCCGTGCGCGATATCCTGGTCCCGATCAACAAGAAGTTCCCGCTGGCGGTTCTGCTCGGCCTGCTGCGCAGTGATCCCAACGTAACGCGCAAGCGGCCTGTCTTCTTCGAGTACACCTTGCTCGCGGGGGTGAACGATTCCCAGGACGACGCCCGCCGGCTGCCCGAATTGCTGCGCGGCATCCCCTGCAAGATCAATTTGATCCCGGCGAACTCCCACCCGGGAGGGCGCTATCGCGCACCCGATCAGGACGTCATGGACCGATTCGCCGCGCGCGTCCACGCCAGCGGGATGCGGGTCACGTTGCGTCGCAGCCGGGGAGCCGATATCGCCGCGGCCTGCGGTCAGCTGGCCAACACCGCGATTGAGCCCTCAGCCCAAAGTCTCCAGTAG
- the trmB gene encoding tRNA (guanosine(46)-N7)-methyltransferase TrmB, giving the protein MARTLKYDIPGVDRRRSLADAYEFGVHSLFEPEYASPYSLVVEIGFGRGEFLLEMAAKYPELAFLGVEVSWKRVLKMARKVARAELENVRLVAGRGEAILHDCLPEKSVSEIWVNFSDPWPKAAHAHRRIFQPEFIRRAAEVLEPGGVLHIATDDPSYSEQIGQVLAAEPQLVNHHTPAAFVRDVSGRIATSYEMDWRAGGRQMHFFDYGRASFDEQDFEPEFS; this is encoded by the coding sequence ATGGCCCGTACCCTCAAATACGACATCCCTGGAGTTGATAGGCGTCGCAGTCTCGCCGACGCCTATGAGTTTGGTGTGCATTCGCTATTCGAACCCGAATACGCGAGCCCGTATTCCCTTGTCGTAGAGATTGGCTTCGGTCGCGGGGAATTTCTATTGGAGATGGCTGCGAAGTATCCCGAGCTGGCGTTTCTAGGCGTAGAAGTCTCCTGGAAGCGCGTGCTCAAGATGGCGCGCAAGGTGGCTCGGGCCGAACTCGAAAACGTCCGCCTGGTCGCCGGTCGCGGCGAAGCCATCCTGCACGACTGCCTGCCCGAAAAAAGTGTCAGCGAGATCTGGGTGAACTTCTCCGACCCCTGGCCGAAGGCGGCCCACGCCCACCGGCGGATTTTCCAGCCCGAGTTCATCCGGCGAGCTGCGGAAGTGCTCGAACCCGGCGGTGTCCTGCATATCGCCACGGACGATCCCAGCTATTCCGAACAAATCGGACAAGTGCTCGCAGCCGAACCCCAGCTCGTCAACCATCACACGCCGGCGGCGTTCGTGCGCGATGTGTCGGGGCGCATTGCAACTTCCTATGAAATGGATTGGCGGGCCGGCGGCAGACAGATGCATTTCTTCGATTACGGGCGAGCCTCGTTCGACGAACAGGACTTCGAGCCGGAGTTTTCGTGA
- a CDS encoding nucleoside deaminase — MEHRELMEQAIALSQEGMRLGDGGPFGAVVARRGEVIAEGWNRVLSSHDPTAHAEVVAIRAAAKSLGSFSLDGCVLYSSCEPCPMCLAATYWARIEHVYFANTRADAAAIGFDDQFFYDELSRPVSDRSLPMTHMEVAGAALPMQAWREDTKKISY, encoded by the coding sequence ATGGAACATCGAGAATTGATGGAACAAGCGATCGCTTTGTCCCAGGAAGGGATGCGCCTGGGGGACGGAGGCCCCTTTGGTGCCGTGGTGGCCCGGCGGGGGGAGGTAATTGCCGAGGGCTGGAATCGCGTGCTTTCGAGCCATGACCCCACCGCTCATGCCGAGGTTGTTGCGATCCGGGCCGCGGCAAAATCCCTCGGCTCTTTTTCTCTCGACGGCTGTGTGCTGTACAGCTCTTGTGAGCCCTGCCCAATGTGTCTGGCGGCCACGTACTGGGCTCGTATCGAACACGTCTACTTCGCCAATACCCGAGCCGATGCGGCGGCGATCGGTTTCGACGACCAGTTTTTTTACGATGAACTTTCGCGGCCAGTCTCCGACCGTTCGCTTCCCATGACACACATGGAAGTTGCCGGTGCTGCGCTTCCCATGCAGGCATGGCGCGAAGACACAAAAAAGATCTCCTACTGA
- a CDS encoding MerR family transcriptional regulator — translation MDNSIVQSAAEPSTESNRSLGNPPDLFRTKEVVQILGISRRQLQYWAQTDLVIPSVKTRGGHHRYTFQDLVALKATKRLIDAGVSVQRIRSSIRALREILPNIDRPLSDLVLVATGEVVLVFLENTAFEAVSGQEWIFEVADFKREVDRWRSETKVAPAKRARATRRIADWTQTA, via the coding sequence ATGGACAACTCCATAGTGCAAAGCGCGGCGGAACCAAGTACCGAATCGAACAGGTCGTTGGGCAACCCGCCCGACCTGTTTCGCACCAAAGAAGTCGTACAGATCTTGGGAATCTCGCGTCGACAATTGCAGTACTGGGCGCAGACCGATCTGGTCATCCCCTCCGTCAAGACACGCGGCGGGCACCACCGATATACATTTCAAGATCTGGTCGCACTGAAGGCGACCAAGCGACTGATCGACGCCGGGGTTTCGGTTCAGCGAATTCGCTCGAGCATCCGCGCCCTGCGCGAGATCCTCCCCAACATCGACCGTCCGCTATCCGATCTGGTGTTGGTGGCGACAGGAGAAGTCGTGCTCGTCTTCCTGGAGAACACCGCCTTCGAAGCCGTCTCCGGACAGGAGTGGATCTTTGAAGTCGCAGACTTCAAGCGTGAAGTGGACCGCTGGAGAAGCGAAACAAAGGTCGCCCCAGCGAAGCGAGCGCGGGCGACGAGACGAATCGCAGATTGGACCCAAACCGCCTAA
- a CDS encoding AAA family ATPase, whose product MFAALGGNAMRVIAIVNQKGGCGKTTTTVNLAGALAADGSRVLIVDLDPQAHATLALGIDPDELDQNLYEILAEPAGVRQLEEIIVNASERLDLAPSSIVLSALEQKLASEKHDSRTERLAAAIENLPPHYDYVLIDCPPNVGLLTFNALRASREVLIPLEMSFFAVDGVQKLLETVALLSDRIGHDLSVRILPTMYDGRTRYARQTLGDVRELFKDLCFDSVIRLNVKLREAARSGLPISLYAPSANGARDYSTLAIELVASPPPKLRNDIPAEEKAPPPTREVVVRYRDAQAGEVRIAGDFNGWIPDKGVRSMIESEGETRIWTKILHLPPGTYQYRYVVDGEWFRDPNNDNWVPTSTGQENSVLIVR is encoded by the coding sequence ATGTTCGCCGCACTGGGGGGAAACGCCATGCGAGTCATCGCCATCGTCAATCAAAAAGGTGGATGCGGCAAGACGACCACGACGGTCAATCTCGCCGGTGCACTAGCAGCCGACGGCTCACGCGTCTTGATTGTCGACCTGGATCCACAAGCGCACGCCACTCTGGCACTCGGGATCGATCCCGACGAACTCGATCAAAATCTCTACGAAATCCTCGCCGAACCCGCTGGAGTGCGGCAGCTTGAAGAGATCATCGTCAACGCTTCAGAGCGGCTCGACCTGGCGCCTTCGAGCATCGTGTTGTCCGCATTAGAACAAAAACTCGCGAGCGAGAAACATGACTCGCGCACCGAGCGTCTCGCCGCAGCCATCGAAAATCTTCCACCTCACTACGACTACGTGTTGATCGACTGCCCGCCCAACGTTGGCCTGCTGACCTTCAACGCTCTGCGAGCATCGCGCGAAGTCCTGATCCCACTCGAAATGAGTTTCTTCGCCGTCGACGGTGTCCAGAAGCTGCTCGAAACCGTGGCCCTGCTCTCGGACCGCATCGGACACGATCTGTCCGTTCGCATCCTGCCCACCATGTACGACGGACGCACGCGCTACGCGCGCCAGACCCTGGGCGATGTTCGCGAATTGTTCAAAGATCTGTGTTTTGACAGCGTAATCCGGCTCAACGTGAAATTGCGGGAAGCGGCCCGTAGCGGCCTCCCCATTTCTCTCTACGCCCCCTCGGCCAACGGCGCGCGAGACTATTCGACGCTCGCGATCGAGTTGGTGGCCAGCCCGCCTCCAAAGCTGCGCAACGACATTCCGGCCGAAGAGAAGGCTCCGCCGCCGACCCGCGAGGTCGTGGTGCGCTACCGAGACGCTCAAGCGGGAGAAGTCCGCATCGCGGGCGATTTCAACGGTTGGATTCCAGACAAAGGCGTCCGATCGATGATCGAATCCGAAGGAGAGACTCGGATCTGGACCAAGATCCTCCACTTACCCCCCGGCACTTATCAATATCGCTACGTAGTCGACGGGGAATGGTTCCGCGATCCCAACAACGACAACTGGGTCCCCACGTCTACAGGCCAAGAAAACTCAGTCCTGATAGTCCGCTGA
- a CDS encoding zinc-ribbon domain-containing protein, producing the protein MVVECKKCGTRFQLDSARIPDDGIRVRCSRCKNAFFLQHPSQSQVNAVEAVVEEAVAHEGLAPPGSTQDLPIAPQSETPATSVASDDEDEFGDYEDDDNWEFNEDPPELDEDEPAEDDPEDEFSEDDVSEVGLAGGENSGEFDASDFEDDFQDVGSIDLDHDRSFTTDPEASASIAASSFESEEAPAGTLSNSMEMGADDLIASNMSIETPPPPVPAAVEIEKASQPELGIAGAREEAFGSVDDFSNLIDSDEPPAATPAATPAASQVEISDNPEEWDFFGDADAKAPGAKSAEPPAPTNTLPETATSAEHTQPVEREAPNDWKRIDGHRPASGIVAIASALAWVAILGLLAAGVFLGVTGSVDRSVSAPAFVSVGEMRVANIRGQFLETARAGTLYVVTGDLVNPGNAARALHHTVYVNLLGADGRVLDAPPAFAGRDVALNLLREMTVDELQESQLIASQALAMQEIGPGQSATFAAAFVALPEEASHFQIRTVKSEPPTELAVPDSVEVSLSDAGPEPQPESLQAP; encoded by the coding sequence TTGGTCGTTGAATGCAAGAAATGTGGGACGAGATTTCAGCTCGATTCGGCGCGGATTCCCGACGACGGGATTCGGGTGCGTTGCTCGCGCTGCAAGAACGCCTTCTTCCTCCAGCATCCTTCACAGAGCCAGGTGAACGCAGTCGAGGCGGTGGTCGAAGAGGCCGTCGCGCACGAAGGACTGGCACCCCCCGGCAGCACCCAGGATTTGCCGATCGCGCCGCAGTCGGAAACTCCGGCTACGAGCGTTGCGTCCGACGATGAAGATGAATTCGGCGACTACGAAGACGATGACAACTGGGAATTCAACGAAGATCCGCCCGAGTTGGATGAGGACGAGCCAGCAGAGGACGATCCTGAAGATGAATTTTCAGAAGATGACGTTTCTGAAGTCGGCTTGGCTGGCGGCGAGAATAGCGGAGAGTTCGACGCCAGTGACTTCGAGGATGATTTCCAGGACGTCGGTTCGATCGATCTAGATCACGACCGCTCGTTTACGACCGATCCGGAGGCGAGCGCCTCCATTGCGGCCAGCTCCTTCGAATCGGAAGAAGCGCCAGCCGGCACGCTTTCGAACTCGATGGAAATGGGCGCCGACGACCTGATCGCCTCGAACATGTCGATCGAAACGCCCCCGCCCCCGGTCCCCGCCGCGGTCGAAATCGAGAAAGCATCGCAGCCCGAACTCGGTATCGCGGGAGCGCGCGAAGAGGCCTTTGGCTCGGTAGACGATTTTTCCAATTTGATCGATTCCGACGAGCCGCCGGCCGCGACACCGGCCGCGACACCGGCCGCAAGCCAGGTAGAAATCTCAGATAATCCCGAAGAATGGGACTTCTTCGGCGATGCGGACGCGAAGGCTCCCGGCGCAAAGTCGGCGGAGCCTCCTGCGCCGACGAACACGCTCCCCGAAACCGCCACATCCGCCGAACACACGCAACCTGTAGAACGCGAAGCACCGAATGACTGGAAGAGAATCGACGGCCACCGCCCCGCCAGCGGAATTGTGGCGATTGCCTCCGCTCTGGCCTGGGTCGCGATTCTCGGCCTGCTGGCGGCGGGGGTCTTCCTCGGTGTCACGGGATCGGTCGATCGGAGCGTGAGCGCCCCCGCGTTCGTCAGCGTCGGAGAGATGCGGGTCGCCAACATTCGCGGACAGTTTTTGGAGACCGCTCGGGCCGGAACCCTCTACGTGGTCACCGGCGATCTCGTCAACCCCGGCAACGCTGCCAGGGCGCTGCATCACACGGTGTACGTGAACCTGCTCGGAGCGGACGGTCGCGTGCTCGATGCGCCCCCCGCCTTTGCCGGTCGCGACGTTGCACTCAACCTGCTGCGCGAAATGACGGTCGACGAACTGCAAGAGAGCCAACTGATTGCTTCGCAAGCGTTGGCGATGCAGGAAATTGGTCCCGGACAATCGGCCACCTTTGCGGCGGCGTTTGTCGCGCTGCCGGAAGAGGCTTCGCATTTTCAAATCCGGACAGTGAAGTCAGAACCGCCGACCGAGCTGGCGGTTCCGGACAGCGTTGAAGTCTCGCTGAGCGATGCGGGGCCAGAGCCGCAACCGGAGTCGCTGCAAGCTCCCTAG
- a CDS encoding twin-arginine translocase TatA/TatE family subunit → MFGLGPLELGIILAIVVVLFGAKRLPELGSGIGKAIKNFKSGMSGQDEIDVTPEKESVEEGETKP, encoded by the coding sequence ATGTTTGGTTTGGGACCGTTGGAACTCGGAATCATCCTGGCAATCGTCGTCGTGCTCTTCGGCGCGAAGCGCCTGCCCGAACTCGGCTCGGGGATCGGCAAGGCGATCAAGAATTTCAAGAGCGGGATGTCGGGCCAAGACGAGATCGACGTGACGCCCGAAAAAGAAAGCGTCGAAGAAGGCGAGACCAAGCCCTAG
- a CDS encoding EI24 domain-containing protein, with translation MTSSEPNGHASDSRISRAATGGGIGAGVRLLFEGVGMLLRERSLWTLAAVPVTFCALALITAGSLIYFNASTLAEALTGWLPELEVEAWYQWLWLGPAKLLLGFTEYLLFAAFCGISLLLSLLLANLASAPFLDVLSQRVEEMVAGTVSDPGDRGFAAVAAGAGRTIRSEFQRLVFFAAVWGVISLAGVLIPGAQLIAPPALLLFTVIFLPLDYAGYLFDRRQISFIARRNWLSDNLPIMLGFGSTAMGTALVPGLNLLLLPSLVVAGTLLALRHPIDV, from the coding sequence GTGACGTCGAGCGAACCCAATGGCCATGCTTCGGATTCTCGCATCTCCCGCGCCGCGACCGGCGGCGGAATTGGCGCGGGAGTGCGACTGCTGTTCGAAGGCGTTGGGATGTTGCTTCGCGAGCGGAGTCTCTGGACCCTCGCGGCAGTTCCGGTCACGTTTTGCGCGCTGGCCCTGATCACCGCGGGTTCCCTGATCTACTTCAACGCTTCAACCCTTGCCGAGGCGTTGACGGGTTGGCTGCCAGAGCTCGAAGTCGAGGCGTGGTACCAATGGTTGTGGCTGGGGCCGGCGAAGCTCTTGCTCGGCTTCACCGAGTACCTGCTCTTCGCGGCGTTTTGTGGCATTTCGCTGCTTCTCTCGCTGCTTCTCGCCAATCTGGCTTCGGCCCCATTTCTCGATGTGCTGTCTCAGCGGGTCGAGGAGATGGTCGCGGGAACGGTCTCGGATCCGGGGGATCGTGGCTTTGCGGCGGTCGCCGCCGGGGCAGGTCGGACGATCCGCAGTGAGTTTCAGCGCCTGGTGTTCTTTGCCGCCGTGTGGGGAGTGATTTCCCTGGCGGGTGTACTGATTCCCGGTGCGCAGCTGATCGCACCTCCGGCGCTGCTGCTCTTTACGGTGATTTTCTTGCCCCTGGACTACGCGGGTTACTTGTTCGATCGCCGCCAGATCTCGTTCATCGCGCGCCGCAACTGGTTGAGCGACAACCTTCCGATCATGTTGGGATTTGGTTCCACCGCGATGGGAACGGCGCTGGTTCCCGGGCTCAACCTGCTGCTGCTTCCGTCGCTGGTCGTCGCCGGCACGTTGCTCGCGCTGCGGCATCCGATCGACGTCTGA
- the hisG gene encoding ATP phosphoribosyltransferase, with product MLGGEQLRIAVPSKGRLRDSAIEILRGAGLHFRLSGRRLFSICTETETRIIFSNVQDIPVLVAEGVVDLGITGSDQVLEKRVEVIEHCKLGFGQCRVSVAAHKDSEIRKASDLSGKVVGSSFPNLAADYFRGEGAEDVHILAIEGAVEVMVLLGLVDAIVEIVETGNSLLENDLVELWPVLSAEAVLIGNRNPREPEERDLLLRRIDGVLAARRYSLLEYNCPADKLEAATQVTPGFSSPTVQSLVDKDWYAVRVLVERAHVHRILDKLSAIGCVAILESDIRHTRL from the coding sequence ATGCTGGGAGGCGAACAGCTGCGCATCGCAGTGCCGTCGAAAGGGCGTCTGCGCGACAGTGCAATCGAAATATTGCGGGGTGCCGGGCTTCACTTCCGTCTCTCCGGACGGCGGCTGTTCTCGATCTGCACAGAGACCGAAACGCGCATCATATTTTCGAACGTACAGGACATCCCGGTGTTGGTGGCGGAGGGCGTGGTGGATCTCGGGATTACCGGAAGTGATCAGGTGCTCGAGAAGCGCGTCGAGGTGATCGAACACTGCAAGCTCGGCTTTGGCCAGTGTCGCGTTTCGGTGGCGGCACACAAAGACAGCGAGATTCGCAAAGCGTCCGATCTGAGTGGCAAGGTCGTGGGGTCGAGTTTCCCCAACCTCGCGGCCGACTATTTTCGCGGCGAGGGGGCCGAAGACGTTCACATCCTCGCGATCGAGGGTGCGGTCGAAGTCATGGTGCTTCTGGGGCTCGTCGACGCCATTGTGGAGATCGTCGAGACCGGCAACAGCCTGCTCGAGAACGACCTCGTGGAACTCTGGCCGGTGCTCAGCGCCGAGGCTGTCTTGATTGGAAATCGCAATCCCCGGGAACCGGAGGAGCGCGATCTTCTGCTGCGTCGGATCGACGGGGTGCTTGCCGCGCGTCGCTATTCCCTGCTGGAGTACAACTGCCCGGCGGACAAGCTCGAAGCAGCCACCCAGGTCACCCCCGGTTTCAGCTCGCCAACAGTGCAGAGCCTGGTGGACAAGGACTGGTACGCGGTGCGGGTGCTGGTCGAACGGGCACACGTCCACCGGATCCTGGACAAGCTTTCCGCCATCGGCTGCGTAGCCATCCTCGAATCGGATATCCGTCACACCCGGCTCTAG